One genomic window of Boudabousia tangfeifanii includes the following:
- a CDS encoding PPA1309 family protein, with protein MDIASLGVDPQHVALAQVVLEIELEAAKNGWDLPATAYALVPSKDLLAEGEELLPNLREQLETQVAANSEHLTAVAQPDLNLADLEETLAQLAWPEQVAGMAVCLERVSVPPQAEAEAPEDPQAALEFYANHPDREEFRLVAGATRTGKTWCALRSRKLDNPDSVAQGSDMFPDLTEALLATFAPDEA; from the coding sequence ATGGATATTGCATCGTTAGGAGTCGACCCCCAACATGTTGCGTTGGCACAGGTCGTTTTAGAGATTGAACTTGAAGCTGCGAAAAATGGCTGGGATCTGCCAGCTACCGCCTATGCGCTGGTTCCAAGTAAGGATTTGTTGGCCGAGGGCGAGGAGCTGCTGCCAAACCTGCGCGAACAGCTTGAGACCCAGGTGGCCGCTAATAGCGAACATTTGACCGCAGTCGCTCAACCTGATTTGAATTTGGCTGACTTGGAAGAAACTTTGGCCCAACTTGCTTGGCCCGAACAGGTGGCCGGCATGGCCGTTTGCCTCGAGCGCGTTAGTGTTCCTCCGCAGGCCGAAGCTGAAGCTCCCGAAGATCCGCAAGCAGCTTTAGAGTTTTACGCAAACCACCCAGATCGTGAAGAGTTCCGTTTGGTTGCTGGCGCGACCCGCACGGGAAAGACTTGGTGCGCTTTGCGTTCGCGAAAACTGGATAATCCCGATTCAGTCGCACAAGGTTCGGATATGTTCCCTGACTTAACCGAGGCCTTATTAGCAACTTTTGCCCCAGATGAGGCCTAG